GCTCGGCAGCCCTGGCGTTTTCGCTCAGGTCCAGATAACCCTTGCCCAGGCCGAAGCGCAGAAGAGCGTTATCCACACCCTTGGCGAGCATTTTTTCCAGGGATTCGAGCATTTTTTGCAACCTCGTTTGAGTGATCGTTCCCACGCTCCGCGTGGGAATGCCTCATTGGACGCTCTGCGTGCGCTTATGGGACGCAGAGCGTCCCGGGCTGCATTCCCACGCGGAGCGTGGGAACGATCAACCTCAGAAAAAGCTCAACCCCACATGAAACAGCTTCTCCACATCGCGAATATGCTTTTTATCCACAAGGAACAGAATCACATGATCACCCGCTTCGATCACCGTGTGGTCGTGGGCGATGATCACTTTCTCGTTGCGGATCACCGCGCCGATGGTGGTCCCCGGTGGCAGGCCGATCTTCTCGATCGGCTTGCCGATGACCTTGCTCGACTTGGCATCACCGTGGGCAATCGCTTCGATCGCTTCCGCCGCACCGCGTCGCAGTGAGTGCACGCTGACGATATCGCCTCGGCGCACATGCGCGAGCAAGGTGCCGATGGTCGCCAGTTGCGGGCTGATGGCGATGTCGATGTCGCCGCCCTGGATCAGGTCGACATAGGCCGGGTTGTTGATGATTGTCATGACCTTCTTCGCCCCCAGCCGTTTGGCCAGTAGCGAGGACATGATGTTGGCTTCATCGTCATTGGTCAGGGCGAGGAAGATATCGGCGTCGGCGATGTTCTCTTCCAGCAGCAGATCGCGGTCCGAGGCGCTGCCCTGCAAGACCACGGTGCTGTCGAGGGTGTCGGAGAGGTAGCGGCAGCGCGCCGGGCTCATCTCGATGATCTTCACCTGATAACGGCTTTCGATGGCCTCGGCCAGACGTTCACCGATTTGCCCGCCGCCAGCGATGACGATGCGTTTGTAGGTTTCGTCGAGGCGGCGCATTTCGCTCATCACCGCGCGGATGTCTTCGCGGGCGGCGATGAAGAACACTTCGTCATCGGCTTCGATCACCGTGTCGCCCTGCGGCAGGATCGGCCGGTCACGGCGGAAGATCGCCGCCACGCGGGTTTCGACGTTCGGCATGTGCTCGCGCAACTGGCGCAGTTGCTGACCCACCAGCGGCCCGCCGTAATAGGCGCGCACCGCCACCAGTTGCGCCGCGCCTTCGGCGAAGTCGATCACCTGCAAGGCGCCGGGATGCTGGATCAGGCGCTTGATGTAATTGGTCACCACTTGCTCGGGGCTGATCAGCACGTCAACCGGAATCGCTTCGTTCTGGAACAGCTGTTCCTCGCGGTTGAGGTACGACGCTTCGCGCACCCTGGCGATTTTGGTCGGCGTGTGGAACAGCGTGTGGGCGACCTGACAGGCGACCATGTTGGTTTCGTCGCTGTTGGTCACCGCGACCAGCATGTCGGCGTCGTCGGCACCGGCCTGACGCAGCACCGAGGGCAGCGAGCCCCGGCCCTGCACGGTGCGGATGTCGAGGCGGTCGCCGAGGTCGCGCAGGCGCTCGCCGTCGGTGTCGACCACGGTGATGTCGTTGGCCTCGCTGGCCAGATGTTCGGCCAGCGAACCGCCGACCTGTCCCGCACCGAGGATGATGATTTTCATCCAGTCACTCCATGAATCCGTTTAGCCGCGCGCGGCAGCGATCTTGATCAGCTTGGCGTAGTAGAAACCGTCATGTCCGCCCTGCTGGGCCAGCAATTGGCGACCATGGGGCTGCTTGATTCCGGCGGCCGTGGCCAGATCCAGTTCGCGGGCACCGGGGGTGCGCTCGAGGAACGCGGCAATCACTTCGGTATTCTCGGTCGGCAGTGTCGAGCAGGTGGCGTAGACCAGGATGCCGCCGACCTCGAGGGTTTTCCACATCGCATCGAGCAGCTCGCCTTGCAGTTGCGCGAGGGCGGCGATGTCGTCGGGCTGGCGGGTCAGCTTGATGTCCGGATGGCGGCGGATCACCCCGGTGGCCGAGCATGGCGCGTCGAGGAGGATGCGCTGGAACGGTTTGCCGTCCCACCACTTCGCTGTATCGCGACCGTCGGCAGCGATCAGTTCAGCGTTGAGGCCGAGGCGTTCAAGGTTTTCCTTAACGCGCACCAGCCGTTTGGCTTCCAGATCCACCGCCACCACGCCGGCCAGCGCCGGTTCGGCTTCGAGGATGTGGCAGGTCTTGCCGCCAGGGGCGCAGCAGGCGTCGAGCACCCGTTGGCCGGGCGCCAGATCGAGCAGGTCGGCGGCCAGTTGCGCGGCTTCGTCCTGC
This genomic interval from Pseudomonas koreensis contains the following:
- the trkA gene encoding Trk system potassium transporter TrkA; translated protein: MKIIILGAGQVGGSLAEHLASEANDITVVDTDGERLRDLGDRLDIRTVQGRGSLPSVLRQAGADDADMLVAVTNSDETNMVACQVAHTLFHTPTKIARVREASYLNREEQLFQNEAIPVDVLISPEQVVTNYIKRLIQHPGALQVIDFAEGAAQLVAVRAYYGGPLVGQQLRQLREHMPNVETRVAAIFRRDRPILPQGDTVIEADDEVFFIAAREDIRAVMSEMRRLDETYKRIVIAGGGQIGERLAEAIESRYQVKIIEMSPARCRYLSDTLDSTVVLQGSASDRDLLLEENIADADIFLALTNDDEANIMSSLLAKRLGAKKVMTIINNPAYVDLIQGGDIDIAISPQLATIGTLLAHVRRGDIVSVHSLRRGAAEAIEAIAHGDAKSSKVIGKPIEKIGLPPGTTIGAVIRNEKVIIAHDHTVIEAGDHVILFLVDKKHIRDVEKLFHVGLSFF